Proteins encoded within one genomic window of Strix uralensis isolate ZFMK-TIS-50842 chromosome 32, bStrUra1, whole genome shotgun sequence:
- the RORC gene encoding LOW QUALITY PROTEIN: nuclear receptor ROR-gamma (The sequence of the model RefSeq protein was modified relative to this genomic sequence to represent the inferred CDS: inserted 3 bases in 2 codons), translating to MSRDAVKFGRMSKKQRDRLQAEVQQQLEQRQRERAAEGAPPGSLGLVGCRGHPLTPAGTPGCPSTRHGGTESRAGPAAEPEPGRLEGTERDPDGDGDGPDWCPHPDVGGLLESPTSSSVEIEHLTQNVLKSYRETCQPRAEDLQLRRWDTFSREEICAYQGQSMEEMWRRCAGRVTEAIQHVVEFAKRLRGFMELCQNDQIVLLKAGAMEVVLVRMCRAFNSDNRTVFFEGKYAGAELFRSLGCHELIGSIFDFAQSLCALHFSESEVALFSALVLVNANRPWLQEXGQGGSAAGTPGSRLPPPAAPDXRREGLLARLPPAGRLRALCSQHVEQLQAFRRLHPGVLHAAFPPLYRELFASEAETPGSAR from the exons ATGTCCCGCGACG CCGTCAAGTTCGGCCGCATGTCCAAGAAGCAGCGGGACCGGCTGCAGGCcgaggtgcagcagcagctggagcagcggcagcgggagcgggcggccgagggggccccccccggctccctggggctggtggggtgcCGGGGCCACCCGCTGACCCCCGctggcaccccggggtgccccagCACCCGCCACGGCGGGACGGAGAGCAGGGCTGGTCCCGCGGCGGAGCCAGAGCCGGGGCGGCTGGAGGGCACCGAGCGGGACCcggatggggacggggacggcCCCGACTGGTGCCCCCACCCCGATGTCGGCGGCCTCCTGGAGTCACCCACATCCTCCAGCGTGGAGATCG AGCACCTCACCCAGAACGTCCTCAAGTCCTACCGCGAGACGTGCCAGCCCCGCGCCGAGGACCTGCAGCTGCGCCGCTGGGACACCTTCTCCCGCGAGGAGATCTGCGCCTACCAGGGGCAG TCGATGGAGGAGATGTGGCGGCGCTGCGCCGGGCGCGTCACCGAGGCCATCCAGCACGTGGTGGAGTTCGCCAAGCGCCTGCGCGGCTTCATGGAGCTCTGCCAGAACGACCAGATCGTGCTCCTCAAAGCGG GCGCCATGGAGGTGGTGCTGGTGCGCATGTGCCGAGCCTTCAACTCCGACAACCGGACCGTCTTCTTCGAGGGCAAGTACGCGGGCGCCGAGCTCTTCCGCTCCCTGG GCTGCCACGAGCTCATCGGCTCCATCTTCGACTTCGCCCAGAGCCTCTGCGCTCTGCACTTCTCCGAGAGCGAGGTGGCCCTCTTCAGCGCCCTCGTCCTCGTCAACGCCA acCGGCCGTGGCTGCAGG CAGGCCAAGGTGGCTCGGCTGCAGGGACGCCTGGAAGTCGCCTTCCGCCTCCTGCTGCGCCGGA CCGCCGCGAGGGGCTGCTGGCCAGG CTGCCGCCGGCCGGGCGCCTGCGGGCGCTGTGCTCGCAGCACGTGGAGCAGCTCCAGGCCTTCCGCCGcctgcaccccggggtgctgcacGCCGCCTTCCCCCCGCTCTACCGCGAGCTCTTCGCCTCCGAGGCCGAGACCCCCGGCAGCGCCCGCtga